TGCAAGGAGCGATCGCTTTCATAGGGGGCGATCGCTCCTCGGTTAACTCAAAATCTTATTCGACCATCAACACCCACTCACTGCGAGTGTCGCCATTGATAAACGCGGCGGGCACGTGATAAATATCTACGCCGAGGGAAATAAATGCGGCGCGAATGGCCGTAGCATGGGCAGACTCGGTGGCTGCAATGGAGACCCCAGCGGTAACCAAGGCAGGGGTTTTGAACTGAGCGGCTTCATTGCCATAGGCGATCGCTGCATCGACTTCCAGCGCTAGAGCTAGCTTGGCAATATTTACATCCGAGTCTAGGTTACCTTCGCCAGCTTCAAGATAGGCAGAAACGTCGTAACTTTCCTCTGCCATAACGGGCATTCCGCCCAAGCTGGTGATCACGGAGGCTAGTAAATCCCGGTGTTCCATGTGGTCGGCTTGATTTCTGAGTGCAAGCGCCAAAACAGCCTGCCCAACCTCGGTTTCGCTCAGTTGAGGGGCAGCAAAGCCATAGGCCCAGATGGCTTGGTGTTCGTAGTACAGAGCGGTGTTCAAAATGCCTATATCATTGGCCACATCATCCTCGGACGCCATAGCGGGACGTGGCTTGAGCAATGATAGGCCAATTGCGCCAGATAGACCAGCGATCGCACCCCCAGCCAGGATTTGACGGCGAGATAGCGCCTGCTTGGATGTAGGAATCATAATCAGTGTTCTCTTGTAAGGGTCTCACTCTTGTTACGAGGAGAACTCCAATTCGGATTGGTCTGGCTCTCATACCAATTGAATGGGAAGCAACACTGGACGTAGGGTGCGATCGCGAAGCATAACGCACCGCTCCCCCATTAATGATGCGTTATGTTTTCTACTCGATCTCTGCCCCGCCCATATCTTTTGGATGCTGCTTGTTATG
This genomic window from Candidatus Obscuribacterales bacterium contains:
- a CDS encoding ferritin-like domain-containing protein → MIPTSKQALSRRQILAGGAIAGLSGAIGLSLLKPRPAMASEDDVANDIGILNTALYYEHQAIWAYGFAAPQLSETEVGQAVLALALRNQADHMEHRDLLASVITSLGGMPVMAEESYDVSAYLEAGEGNLDSDVNIAKLALALEVDAAIAYGNEAAQFKTPALVTAGVSIAATESAHATAIRAAFISLGVDIYHVPAAFINGDTRSEWVLMVE